GCTGAGCATCCCCAAGGCCCAGGCGCCGAAGAGATCGCCCCTTAAAGTGGCGATTTCTCTGTTTCTGTTCATTTTCCTGACCGTGACCGCGGCGGGGGTGCTGGCGTGGTTCTTTGTGCCGGACATGCTGCCCGCCCCTGTGCGCGAGCTGCTGAGCACCATGAGCGAGCCGCAGCAGAACGCCAGCAGCGTGCCGGGAGAGCCGCTGGTCAATCAGGACATGGTCAAGCATCTGGAACTCAAGGATGCCGAGCAGCACTTTGTCAAGAACGAGAAGGTGGGCGAGCTCCTGGTCATTCAGGGGCAGGTGGTGAACAACAGTCCTGAGCCGCGCGAACTCATCAAGGTGGAAGCCAACCTGTACGATGAAAACGGCGTGCGCCTGGATACCCGGCAGCAGCTCATCGGCAACGCCATCTCCCTGTTCCAGTTGCAGCAGCTCAACCGCGAGGAACTGGAAAAGGCGCTCAACAATCCCGTGGGCATCACCACGCAGAACACCAACATCAAGCCTGGGGCCACGGCGCCGTTCATGGTTATTTTTTACGAGCCCTCCCCCTCGGTCAAGGAATACCAGGTGGTCATTGTGGACGCCAAATCGCCGCCCAAGCAGTAAGCCCTCTACAGGTATCGCATCAGGACTGCATGAAACCTCGCCGCAATTACGTATGCACCGCTTGCGGCGGGGTTTCCGTGCGTTGGCAGGGGCAATGCCCGCGCTGCGGCGCCTGGAACACGCTGGAGGAACGGCTGGAGACCCCGGCCCCTGCCGGCGGACGTCGCGCACCGGCGGCCGTGGCTGGTCGGCCTGGCGCAGGCATGGCCCTGGCTCTTGGCGAGGTGGATATTTCCGCGCAGCCGCATGTGTCTGCCGGCATGCGTGAGCTGGATGAACTGCTCGGGCAGGGGCTGGTGCGCGGCAGCACCGTGCTGATGGCCGGGGAGCCGGGGGTGGGCAAGTCCACCCTGCTGCTGCAGGTGGCTGGCGCCGTGGCCAAGGCCGGGCATACCGTGCTCTATGCCTCGGGCGAGGAAGGCTTGCCGCAGCTCAAGCGGCGGGCCGAGCGGTTGGATTGTCTGGCGGATACATTGCTGGCCCTGAGCACCTCCAGTGCGGAAGAGGTCTGGCAGGCAGTGGAAGCCGCCGGCAATGTGGCCCTGGTGGTGCTGGATTCGGTGCAGACGGTGGTGTCCTCCCTGGCAGAGGGCCTGCCCGGCAGCGTGTCCCAGGTGCGGGCCGTGGCGGC
This sequence is a window from Megalodesulfovibrio gigas DSM 1382 = ATCC 19364. Protein-coding genes within it:
- a CDS encoding DUF3426 domain-containing protein; protein product: MIIKCPSCETRFNLPDEKFQEGRKVRCSKCKHVFPLAREPQAAPPAAPVPPAPTPGYSEDDAQEAMSYDMFAPAPPSRPASYAEEPRSDFFDDPGGAGMASPGFSPDAEVMRAAQESAPSPFDFEVPGARAAAAEPPAEDTFSQMFSQEIAPEDPYDIDETTKLAAKTSPRLSIPKAQAPKRSPLKVAISLFLFIFLTVTAAGVLAWFFVPDMLPAPVRELLSTMSEPQQNASSVPGEPLVNQDMVKHLELKDAEQHFVKNEKVGELLVIQGQVVNNSPEPRELIKVEANLYDENGVRLDTRQQLIGNAISLFQLQQLNREELEKALNNPVGITTQNTNIKPGATAPFMVIFYEPSPSVKEYQVVIVDAKSPPKQ